A single genomic interval of Panthera uncia isolate 11264 chromosome A1 unlocalized genomic scaffold, Puncia_PCG_1.0 HiC_scaffold_17, whole genome shotgun sequence harbors:
- the LOC125934884 gene encoding protocadherin gamma-C4, translated as MLRKVGSWVEICWGATLLFLICHLGYVCGQIRYPVPEESQEGTFVGNVAQDFLLDTETLSARRLQVAGEVNQRHFRVDLDSGALLIKNPIDREALCGLSASCIVPLEFVTEGPLEMYRAEVEIVDVNDHAPRFPRQQLDLEIGEAAPPGQRFPLEKAQDADVGSNSISSYRLSSNEHFALDVKKRSDGSLVPELLLEKPLDREKQSDYRLVLTAVDGGNPPRSGTAELRVSVLDVNDNAPAFQQSSYRISVLESAPAGMLLIQLNASDPDLGPSGNVTFSFSGHTPDRVRNLFSLHPTTGKLTLQGPLDFESENYYEFDIRARDGGSPAMEQHCSLRVDLLDVNDNAPHITVTSELGTLPESAEPGTVVALISVQDPDSGSNGDVSLRIPDHLPFALKSAFRNQFSLVTSGPLDREAKSSYDIMVTASDAGNPPLSTQRSIFLNISDVNDNPPSFFQRSHEVFVPENNRPGDLLCSLAASDPDSGLNALISYSLLEPRNRDVSASSFISLNPQTGAVHATRSFDYEQTQTLQFEVQARDRGNPPLSSTVTVRLFVLDLNDNAPAVLRPRARPGSLCPQALPPSVGAGHLVTKVTAVDLDSGYNAWVSYQLLEAPDPSLFAVSRYAGEVRTAVPIPADLPPQKLVIVVKDSGSPPLSTSVTLLVSLEEDTHPVVPDLRESSAPREGESRLTLYLAVSLVAICFVSFGSFVALLSKCLRGAACGVTCFPAGTCACLTRSRRREGLPPSNGILRIQLGSDDPIKFVDVGGHSHGCTPLASAPTRSDSFMMVKSPSAPMAGEPVRPSCPPSDLLYGLEVRPLQAQPVLESYSDPSTWLGHVPGTVGLSARAHSEW; from the coding sequence ATGCTCCGCAAGGTGGGAAGCTGGGTAGAAATCTGCTGGGGGGCTACCCTTTTGTTCCTCATTTGCCACCTGGGTTACGTTTGTGGGCAGATCCGCTACCCGGTCCCAGAGGAGTCACAAGAAGGGACTTTTGTAGGGAATGTCGCCCAAGATTTCTTGCTGGATACAGAGACTCTGTCAGCTCGTAGGCTGCAGGTTGCTGGAGAGGTGAACCAAAGACACTTCCGTGTGGATTTGGACAGTGGAGCCCTGCTCATCAAGAATCCAATTGATCGAGAGGCACTGTGTGGACTCAGTGCCAGCTGCATCGTGCCCCTGGAGTTTGTAACTGAAGGGCCTTTGGAAATGTACCGAGCGGAGGTAGAGATTGTGGATGTGAATGATCACGCCCCCCGATTTCCTCGGCAGCAGCTAGACTTGGAAATTGGGGAGGCAGCTCCTCCAGGACAGCGTTTCCCCTTGGAAAAGGCTCAGGATGCAGATGTGGGGAGCAATTCTATCAGCAGCTATAGACTAAGCTCCAATGAACACTTTGCACTGGATGTCAAGAAGCGCAGCGACGGCAGCCTGGTCCCAGAGCTGCTCCTGGAGAAGCCTTTGGATCGAGAGAAGCAATCAGACTACCGCCTGGTGCTGACTGCTGTGGATGGAGGGAACCCCCCGAGATCTGGCACTGCAGAGCTCCGGGTATCAGTGCTGGACGTGAATGACAACGCCCCAGCCTTCCAGCAATCCAGCTACAGGATTAGTGTGTTGGAGAGTGCTCCTGCCGGCATGCTACTCATCCAGCTCAATGCCTCTGACCCAGACCTGGGTCCCAGTGGTAACGTCACCTTTTCTTTCAGTGGTCACACCCCTGATCGTGTGAGAAACCTCTTTAGCCTTCACCCTACTACTGGAAAGCTTACCCTTCAGGGGCCCCTAGACTTTGAGAGTGAGAATTACTATGAATTTGATATTCGGGCTCGTGATGGGGGTTCTCCAGCCATGGAGCAACATTGCAGCCTTCGGGTGGATCTCCTAGATGTAAATGACAATGCCCCCCACATCACAGTGACCTCAGAGCTTGGGACTCTTCCAGAAAGCGCAGAACCTGGCACTGTAGTGGCACTCATCAGTGTACAGGACCCTGACTCAGGGTCAAATGGAGACGTGAGCCTCCGTATTCCTGACCACTTGCCATTTGCCCTCAAGTCTGCCTTCAGGAACCAGTTCTCCTTGGTGACTTCTGGGCCCTTGGACCGAGAGGCCAAATCCAGCTATGACATCATGGTCACTGCTTCCGATGCTGGGAATCCTCCCCTGAGTACCCAGAGGAGTATTTTCCTCAATATTTCAGATGTGAATGATAACCCACCCTCTTTCTTCCAGAGGTCACATGAGGTGTTTGTTCCTGAGAACAATCGCCCAGGGGACCTGCTTTGTTCCCTTGCAGCCTCTGATCCAGACTCTGGCTTGAATGCACTCATCTCCTACTCTCTCCTGGAGCCCAGAAATCGAGATGTGTCAGCTTCTTCTTTCATCTCTCTGAACCCCCAAACAGGAGCTGTTCATGCTACTCGATCCTTTGACTATGAACAAACACAGACATTGCAATTTGAGGTGCAGGCCCGGGATCGGGGCAACCCACCTCTTAGTAGCACTGTGACAGTTCGTCTGTTTGTGCTGGACCTCAATGACAATGCCCCAGCTGTGCTGCGTCCTAGGGCCCGGCCTGGTTCTTTATGTCCGCAAGCTCTGCCTCCATCAGTTGGTGCTGGCCATCTAGTGACAAAGGTGACTGCTGTGGACTTGGATTCAGGTTACAATGCTTGGGTTTCCTATCAGCTCCTGGAGGCCCCAGACCCCAGCCTGTTTGCTGTCTCTCGCTATGCTGGGGAGGTTCGGACGGCAGTTCCCATCCCAGCTGATCTCCCACCACAGAAGCTGGTCATTGTAGTAAAGGATAGTGGTAGTCCACCACTCTCTACCTCTGTTACTCTACTGGTGTCCTTGGAGGAAGATACTCATCCAGTTGTCCCTGATCTTCGAGAATCTTCAGCTCCAAGGGAAGGAGAATCCCGCCTGACCCTCTATTTGGCTGTATCACTAGTGGCAATTTGCTTTGTCTCCTTTGGCTCATTCGTTGCACTACTGTCTAAGTGTTTGCGTGGGGCTGCCTGTGGAGTGACCTGCTTTCCTGCTGGCACCTGTGCCTGTCTCACCCGATCTCGAAGGAGGGAGGGGCTTCCTCCTTCCAATGGGATCCTGCGAATCCAGCTAGGGTCAGATGATCCTATCAAGTTTGTTGATGTGGGCGGCCACTCTCATGGCTGTACACCCTTGGCTTCTGCACCCACTCGGAGTGATAGCTTCATGATGGTGAAGTCACCCAGTGCACCTATGGCAGGGGAGCCTGTTCGCCCAAGCTGCCCACCCTCTGATCTTCTGTATGGGCTAGAGGTGAGACCTTTGCAGGCTCAGCCAGTGCTTGAGAGTTATTCTGATCCAAGCACATGGCTGGGTCATGTCCCTGGGACTGTTGGTCTCTCTGCAAGAGCCCATAGTGAGTGGTAA